Proteins encoded by one window of Musa acuminata AAA Group cultivar baxijiao chromosome BXJ2-9, Cavendish_Baxijiao_AAA, whole genome shotgun sequence:
- the LOC135623685 gene encoding NASP-related protein sim3-like: MASPDQTHSVEEALEQDTVPSEAMAPEEAAAVKDLDCSGGSASAPEEEGPEKTLVHADELFEKGSKAIEDGDFVEAVDCLSRALEIKVSHFGELAQECASSYYKYGCALLYKAQEEAEPLGNFPKGPPTCVEKAKTSSCTEESGSSSKASVDNSKETPVGKEVPDGEGLGDEDYTNDEVDDESGDDDEDTAEADEDESDLDLAWKMLDVARAIVEKSSGNTMEKVNILAALAEVSMEREDIETSLNDYLRALSILEHLVEFDNRRIVELNFRISLVLELGSRIKDALPYCEKAISLCKSRLQRLKENTTSLTTPAEAVGNSVSGSEKSDNLTAEDARSSTTSLTTPAEAVGNSVSGSEKSDNLTAEDARSSSNFVEEIELFNSILIELEKKLEDLQQILMNPRSVVSEVMKLIASKQPYDEKNAPSASRASSLNSLQMGATNGGFDSPTISTAASNGGVMDLGVVGRGIKRATIKPIDAEPSQKKPMLDKTTES; encoded by the exons ATGGCTTCTCCGGACCAAACCCACTCCGTCGAAGAAGCCCTAGAGCAAGATACCGTTCCCTCCGAGGCCATGGCCCCCGAGGAGGCGGCCGCGGTCAAGGACCTTGACTGCAGTGGCGGTTCCGCGAGTGCTCCCGAAGAAGAGGGGCCCGAGAAAACCCTAGTTCACGCGGACGAGCTGTTCGAGAAGGGGTCCAAGGCGATAGAGGACGGGGACTTCGTGGAAGCCGTGGATTGCCTCAGCCGCGCCTTGGAAATCAA GGTTTCACATTTTGGTGAACTTGCTCAAGAATGTGCTAGCTCATATTATAAGTATGGTTGTGCACTACTGTATAAGGCTCAAGAAGAAGCTGAACCACTGGGTAACTTCCCTAAGGGCCCACCAACATGTGTAGAAAAAGCCAAAACTTCTAGTTGCACAGAAGAGAGTGGAAGTTCATCAAAGGCTTCTGTTGACAATTCTAAAGAAACACCAGTTGGGAAAGAAGTACCTGACG GAGAAGGTTTAGGTGATGAGGATTATACAAATGATGAAGTTGATGATGAAAGTGGAGATGATGATGAGGATACGGCTGAAGCAGATGAAGATGAATCTGATTTGGATCTTGCCTGGAAAATGCTAGATGTTGCAAGGGCAATTGTTGAGAAGAGCTCTGGAAATACCATGGAGAAGGTGAATATCTTGGCTGCTCTAGCGGAAGTTTCCATGGAAAGAG AGGACATTGAGACTTCGTTAAATGACTATTTGAGAGCTCTATCCATATTGGAACACCTGGTTGAGTTTGACAATCGCCGGATTGTTGAATT AAACTTCAGGATAAGTTTAGTCTTGGAATTGGGATCTAGAATTAAAGATGCCTTACCTTACTGTGAAAAGGCGATATCACTTTGCAAGTCTCGTTTACAAAGACTCAAGGAAAATACAACAAGCTTGACAACTCCAGCTGAAGCTGTCGGGAATTCTGTGTCTGGCTCAGAGAAAAGTGACAATCTAACTGCTGAAGATGCTAGGTCTTCTACAACAAGCTTGACAACTCCAGCTGAAGCTGTTGGGAATTCTGTGTCTGGCTCAGAGAAAAGTGACAATCTAACTGCTGAAGATGCTAGGTCTTCATCTAATTTTGTGGAAGAGATAGAACTATTCAATTCGATATTAATTGAGCTTGAAAAGAAG CTGGAAGACCTGCAACAAATATTGATGAATCCAAGATCTGTTGTGTCTGAAGTCATGAAGTTGATAGCTTCTAAGCAGCCTTATGATGAAAAGAATGCACCAAGTGCATCCAGAGCTTCATCTTTGAATTCTTTGCAGATGGGAGCCACAAATGGTGGTTTTGATTCTCCAACTATTTCTACTGCTGCATCAAATGGTGGTGTGATGGACCTAGGTGTTGTGGGCAGAGGCATAAAGCGAGCTACTATAAAGCCAATTGATGCTGAACCTTCTCAAAAGAAACCCATGTTGGATAAGACCACAGAGAGCTGA
- the LOC135622097 gene encoding wall-associated receptor kinase-like 14: MSSSHQNPVFFFFLLFFCAATRASGCNQTCGSATVSYPFGFSDGCGIRLNCSAAGEMQLSGHRIRVITHETIILDVQPVCDRSILAAEGLFRSHYAMTSSNTLFLRNCSSQRDFGCIISTEKMSRRLNVTSCGLQGDDTICYSSRKTGGFLSWEEFTEATAGCAFMFASARYGGATFSKPSLVFGEAETGWWLNGECRCATNANCKRVDTPVSGGSTGFRCSCHEGFVGDGFADGAGCARGVLAAVSLMLAVAFFREYIRRLSTASRGKQITRRLLSQTSCTVATFSLKNVEGATSNFAGTSVLGAGAYSTVYVGKLSNAGLVAIKRLKHDDVDLIINEIKLVSSVSHPNVVRLLGCCFESGEHILVYEFMPNGTLSQHLRRKRGDGLSWHARVSIAADVATAVAYLHTAVQPPIYHRDVKSSNILLDYDLRPKLADFGLATPAMVESSNASTVPQGTLGYVDPQCHCNFHLSDKCDVYSFGVVLVEMITAMKVVDFGRATSEVNLAALATDRIGKGMVEDIVDPFIKGDWDDRTRASVQEVAEVAFRCLAFYREARPSMAEVAEELERIRIEDRRSAVEKATIVLEH; the protein is encoded by the exons ATGTCTTCGTCCCATCAAAAccctgttttcttcttcttcctcctcttcttctgtgCCGCTACAAGAGCTTCTGGATGCAACCAGACGTGCGGCTCCGCTACTGTCTCCTACCCCTTCGGCTTCTCCGATGGATGCGGAATCCGGCTGAACTGCTCCGCCGCCGGGGAGATGCAACTCAGCGGACACCGGATCAGGGTCATCACACATGAAACCATCATCTTGGACGTGCAGCCGGTCTGCGACCGATCCATCCTAGCTGCCGAAGGGCTCTTCCGGAGCCACTACGCCATGACGTCGAGCAACACGCTGTTCCTGCGGAACTGCAGCTCGCAGAGGGACTTCGGGTGCATCATCTCCACCGAGAAAATGTCCCGGCGTCTCAACGTGACAAGTTGCGGGCTGCAGGGCGACGACACCATCTGCTACTCCAGCAGGAAAACGGGCGGGTTCCTCTCCTGGGAGGAGTTTACGGAGGCCACCGCCGGGTGCGCGTTCATGTTCGCGTCGGCGAGGTACGGGGGGGCCACCTTCAGCAAGCCGTCGCTCGTGTTCGGAGAGGCCGAGACCGGGTGGTGGCTCAACGGAGAGTGCCGATGCGCGACAAACGCCAACTGCAAGCGCGTCGACACGCCGGTCTCCGGGGGGAGTACGGGCTTCCGTTGTAGCTGCCACGAGGGGTTCGTCGGGGACGGCTTCGCCGACGGCGCAGGTTGCGCGAGAG GCGTCCTTGCCGCAGTCTCTCTGATGCTTGCCGTGGCATTCTTCCGCGAGTACATCCGACGCCTGTCCACCGCCTCCAGAGGGAAGCAAATCACCCGACGCCTTCTCTCTCAAACATCCTGCACCGTCGCCACCTTCTCCCTCAAGAACGTCGAAGGCGCCACCAGCAACTTCGCCGGCACCTCCGTGCTCGGCGCCGGCGCCTACTCCACCGTGTACGTCGGAAAACTATCCAACGCCGGCCTCGTCGCCATCAAAAGGCTCAAACACGACGACGTCGACCTCATCATAAACGAGATCAAGCTCGTCTCCTCCGTCAGCCACCCCAACGTCGTCCGCCTGCTGGGCTGCTGCTTCGAGAGCGGCGAGCACATCCTGGTGTATGAGTTCATGCCCAACGGCACTCTCTCCCAGCACCTCCGCCGGAAGCGAGGCGACGGCTTGTCGTGGCATGCTCGCGTCTCCATCGCGGCCGACGTCGCCACGGCCGTCGCGTACCTCCACACAGCCGTGCAACCGCCGATCTACCACCGTGACGTCAAATCCAGCAACATTTTGTTGGATTACGACCTGAGACCGAAGCTGGCGGACTTCGGGCTCGCGACGCCCGCCATGGTGGAGTCATCCAACGCCTCGACTGTGCCGCAGGGGACGCTGGGGTACGTCGACCCGCAGTGTCACTGTAACTTCCACCTCTCGGATAAGTgcgacgtgtacagcttcggggTGGTGCTGGTGGAGATGATAACGGCCATGAAGGTGGTGGACTTTGGTCGAGCAACGAGCGAAGTGAACCTGGCGGCGCTGGCGACGGACAGGATAGGGAAGGGGATGGTGGAGGACATCGTGGACCCGTTCATCAAAGGTGACTGGGATGATCGGACGAGGGCTTCGGTGCAGGAGGTGGCGGAGGTGGCGTTCCGGTGCCTCGCCTTCTACAGAGAGGCGAGACCGTCGATGGCGGAGGTGGCAGAAGAGCTGGAGAGGATTAGGATCGAGGACCGTCGGTCGGCCGTGGAGAAAGCAACGATAGTGTTGGAacattaa